A genomic region of Miscanthus floridulus cultivar M001 chromosome 3, ASM1932011v1, whole genome shotgun sequence contains the following coding sequences:
- the LOC136541316 gene encoding putative disease resistance RPP13-like protein 3, producing the protein MAETVLSMARSMLGSAVSKAAAAAAQEMSLLMGVQNEIWFMKDELETMQAFLVAPEVTKKKDKLVKVWAKQVRDLSYDIEDCLDEFTVHVGSQSLSQQMMKLKDRHRIAVQIRNLKARVEEVSKRNTRYHLIKTEASNTTMDETESYLEDIRNHSASNIDEAQLVGFDEPKKKLLEMIQEVRADDGHARVISVVGMGGLGKTTLARKIYESKEDIAKNFTCRAWITVSQSFLKIDLLKDMIKQLLGDKSLERCLKQLEGKGLHVNDLASYLTQGLKDKMYFVILDDLWTIEAWNWINKFASLSNKSKGSRIIVTTRDAAIAKACSSNDSLVYHLQPLEIGDAKELLLRKAQKDTKATMSEGLMTTVEQLATKCGCLPLAILTVGGILASKKIEEWEKFNKQLSSEVENNPDLEPVRRIVTLSYNHLPSHLKPCFLYLSIFPEDFEIKRRRLVDRWIAEGLVTARGRVTVEEVGESYFQQLISRSMILPARVNFEGVVKSCRVHDIVRDTIISISREENFVYLTEDNVAGVVVGEKFRHVAYHDKSCTNVGVDWSCVRSLTSFGERPMKPAPSLCSPELRMLRTLDLKDAQFKIAQKDIDNIGLLRHLKYVNAQYDGPRFSHSNIYALPRSIGKLQSLQFLDLSGSCISALPTEVTKLQSLRSLRCTKHIEFCDFDPRRPLRCMENVLRLAPIMFTPLVDSEVRNEMIAEAHLVFSMPFSYLEVPGVRVPRGIGNLKVLQILEVVDLKGTSTKAIEELGELSQLRKLSVTTRGAAKGKCTAFCKALVKLVSLRSVHVDSSHNIVGGGTLQWLGSPLSPPPLLRSLKLIGKLQVTPAWFGSLTLLVKIYLRESYLKDLQILGALPQLMLLQLIGNAYTGEKLTFRTGAFPSLRKLVSQGYKFTEMRFEEDASPHMESIDIGKSWLKSGIIGIKHLPSLKEISLGYNGKVAGLNMLQAEVNQHPNKPVLRLLRDQSYHDLGDVIRSGVEVEATEPQPDDAEESSQVITTADNSEIQTVPS; encoded by the exons GTTCATGAAAGATGAGCTAGAAACTATGCAAGCATTTCTGGTGGCCCCTGAAGTAACCAAGAAAAAAGATAAACTGGTGAAGGTCTGGGCAAAGCAAGTACGAGATCTGTCATATGACATTGAGGATTGCCTTGACGAGTTCACAGTACACGTGGGAAGCCAAAGCCTGTCACAACAGATGATGAAGCTGAAAGACCGTCACCGGATTGCTGTCCAGATCCGCAATCTCAAGGCAAGAGTTGAAGAAGTGAGCAAGAGGAACACACGCTACCACTTAATCAAGACAGAGGCATCCAACACCACCATGGACGAGACGGAGTCCTACTTGGAAGATATTCGCAACCACTCGGCTAGCAACATCGATGAAGCACAGCTTGTAGGCTTTGATGAACCCAAGAAGAAGTTGCTTGAGATGATACAAGAAGTTCGTGCCGATGATGGACATGCACGTGTGATCTCAGTGGTCGGCATGGGAGGTTTGGGTAAAACTACTCTTGCCAGGAAGATATATGAAAGCAAGGAAGACATTGCAAAGAACTTCACATGCCGTGCATGGATCACTGTATCACAATCATTTTTGAAGATAGATCTTCTGAAAGATATGATTAAGCAACTGTTGGGCGATAAATCATTGGAGAGATGCTTGAAACAACTTGAAGGAAAGGGATTGCATGTAAATGACCTTGCCAGCTACCTCACACAAGGGCTAAAGGATAAAATGTATTTTGTTATTCTTGATGACTTGTGGACCATTGAAGCATGGAATTGGATTAATAAGTTTGCTTCTCTAAGCAACAAAAGCAAAGGTAGTCGGATCATAGTTACAACACGTGATGCTGCTATAGCAAAGGCATGCAGTTCTAATGACTCTCTTGTTTACCATCTTCAACCTCTAGAAATAGGTGATGCCAAAGAGTTGCTTCTAAGGAAGGCACAAAAAGATACCAAAGCCACCATGAGTGAGGGTTTGATGACAACAGTAGAACAGTTGGCAACAAAATGTGGTTGTTTACCACTGGCTATTCTCACAGTAGGAGGCATCCTTGCTAGTAAGAAGATAGAGGAGTGGGAGAAATTTAATAAGCAGCTCTCTTCAGAGGTTGAGAACAACCCAGACCTTGAACCTGTGCGAAGGATAGTAACCCTTAGCTACAATCATTTGCCATCTCATCTCAAGCCATGCTTTCTATACCTAAGCATTTTTCCTGAGGACTTTGAAATTAAAAGGAGGCGTCTGGTAGATAGGTGGATTGCAGAGGGGCTGGTTACTGCCAGGGGTCGAGTAACAGTTGAGGAAGTTGGAGAAAGTTACTTTCAGCAGCTAATCAGCCGAAGCATGATTCTACCAGCAAGAGTAAATTTCGAAGGAGTTGTTAAGAGCTGCCGTGTTCATGATATCGTGCGTGATACAATAATCTCGATATCCAGAGAGGAGAATTTTGTTTACTTGACAGAAGACAATGTAGCTGGAGTAGTAGTTGGAGAGAAATTCCGTCATGTGGCATACCATGACAAGAGCTGTACAAATGTTGGAGTGGATTGGAGTTGTGTCCGATCATTAACTTCCTTTGGTGAGAGACCAATGAAGCCCGCACCTTCACTTTGTTCACCGGAGTTGAGGATGTTAAGAACATTGGATCTGAAGGATGCACAGTTCAAAATTGCGCAAAAAGACATAGACAACATAGGATTATTGCGCCACTTGAAATATGTGAATGCTCAGTATGATGGTCCAAGATTTAGTCATTCAAATATTTATGCACTTCCTAGATCTATCGGAAAATTACAGAGCTTGCAATTCCTGGACCTAAGTGGTAGTTGTATTTCAGCACTACCAACTGAAGTCACTAAACTGCAGAGTCTTCGAAGCCTCCGTTGTACCAAACACATCGAGTTTTGTGATTTTGACCCCAGGAGGCCATTGAGATGCATGGAAAATGTATTGCGCCTGGCGCCCATAATGTTCACACCCCTAGTTGATTCTGAAGTCCGCAATGAAATGATTGCTGAGGCACACTTGGTCTTCTCTATGCCTTTCTCTTATCTAGAAGTACCAGGTGTGCGGGTGCCAAGAGGAATCGGCAACCTAAAAGTGCTGCAGATCCTAGAGGTTGTGGATCTCAAGGGCACTAGTACGAAAGCAATTGAAGAGTTGGGTGAACTAAGTCAGCTAAGAAAATTAAGCGTGACGACAAGAGGGGCAGCAAAGGGAAAATGCACGGCCTTTTGCAAAGCCCTTGTGAAGCTTGTCTCTCTCCGCTCTGTCCACGTGGATAGTAGTCATAATATTGTTGGTGGGGGAACACTTCAGTGGCTAGGTTCTCCTCTCTCCCCTCCCCCGCTGCTAAGGAGCCTAAAGTTGATTGGAAAGCTGCAGGTGACACCCGCTTGGTTTGGGAGTCTTACACTGTTGGTGAAGATTTACTTACGAGAGAGCTACCTAAAGGACCTGCAGATACTTGGGGCACTGCCCCAGCTTATGCTCCTTCAGCTAATTGGTAATGCATATACTGGGGAGAAACTAACATTCAGAACTGGAGCATTCCCAAGTCTCAGGAAACTTGTTTCTCAAGGATATAAATTTACAGAGATGAGGTTTGAGGAGGACGCCTCGCCCCACATGGAAAGCATAGATATCGGTAAGTCCTGGCTAAAGTCAGGGATTATTGGTATTAAGCACCTTCCAAGTCTCAAGGAGATTTCACTTGGTTACAACGGCAAGGTGGCAGGACTTAATATGCTGCAGGCGGAAGTCAACCAACACCCCAATAAGCCCGTGCTGCGACTGTTGAGGGACCAGAGCTACCATGACCTGGGGGATGTCATCAGATCCGGCGTTGAAGTGGAAGCAACCGAACCGCAGCCTGATGACGCCGAAGAGAGCTCCCAAGTGATCACAACGGCCGACAACAG CGAAATCCAAACCGTTCCCAGTTGA